From Ptychodera flava strain L36383 chromosome 3 unlocalized genomic scaffold, AS_Pfla_20210202 Scaffold_26__1_contigs__length_13983176_pilon, whole genome shotgun sequence, one genomic window encodes:
- the LOC139125798 gene encoding uncharacterized protein: MFFFGSVLLLFIFNIKIVDAAQLLETECISEDDYCYRSDVCVYVLTFQGSANGSCLEVERLVTAVDEVAANIELLGYRIDETENQLDNLDHKQDTNRNIIDQLNETLVVDAEAMRELERRVESLPNNETVADAFVAIRDDVEGLEFRLRIQRESLKERDANLIECHGEVTEARRQVSLQGQLLTEKSAMIDDLDSQLEDERQRTSLQVQQLTERSAVIEDLEGQLENERELVTLLEQRLTEKLTAINDLESQLENERQQSARLVKQVIDKSATIGDLNSKVQNQGLEISTLENEVTTKNARITSLQDQVESLTRKSECYLSWHGGDYRGRVSHTRSGKTCQRWSSQSPHGHKYTRANYRNSGIGDHNYCRNPNGDEEPSPWCYTIHSDTRWEYCNVGSRQSLYECGWECFSHGHGGDYRGEVSHTKSGKTCQRWSRQSPHGHKYTTRNYPHSGLGHHNHCRNPNGDEEPSPWCYTTDPETRWEFCNVGKAGQHCG; this comes from the exons ATGTTCTTCTTTGGGAGTGTGCTCTTACTTTTCATCTTTAACATTAAAATCGTCGATGCAGCTCAATTATTGGAGACAGAGTGCATCTCCGAAGATGACTACTGCTACAGATCCGATGTTTGTGTCTATGTGCTCACTTTCCAGGGCAGCGCGAATGGGTCATGTTTAGAAGTAGAGCGACTGGTGACAGCAGTCGACGAGGTTGCTGCCAATATTGAGTTGCTTGGCTATCGAATCGATGAGACGGAAAACCAGTTAGATAACCTCGATCACAAACAAGACACAAACAGAAATATAATAGACCAGCTGAATGAAACTCTTGTGGTCGATGCGGAGGCAATGAGAGAACTGGAAAGAAGAGTTGAATCCCTGCCAAATAATGAAACCGTTGCAGATGCATTTGTTGCAATCAGGGATGATGTCGAAGGACTAGAATTTCGGTTACGAATCCAACGGGAATCATTGAAAGAAAGAGACGCAAATTTGATCGAATGCCACGGAGAAGTAACAGAGGCAAGAAGACAGGTCAGTCTTCAGGGACAACTGCTGACTGAGAAATCTGCAATGATTGACGACCTCGACAGTCAGCTAGAGGATGAGCGTCAACGCACAAGTCTTCAAGTTCAACAACTGACTGAAAGGTCTGCAGTGATTGAAGACCTCGAAGGTCAACTTGAGAATGAACGCGAACTCGTCACTCTTCTAGAACAACGACTGACAGAAAAGTTGACAGCTATCAACGATCTTGAAAGTCAACTCGAGAATGAACGTCAGCAGTCAGCGCGTCttgtaaaacaagtcatcgatAAGTCTGCCACGATTGGTGACCTGAACAGCAAAGTGCAGAATCAAGGGCTCGAGATATCAACTCTTGAAAACGAAGTTACAACCAAGAATGCTCGAATAACAAGTTTGCAAGATCAGGTTGAATCTTTGACTCGAA AAAGTGAATGTTATCTCAGCTGGCACGGGGGTGACTACCGGGGTCGCGTGTCTCACACTCGGTCTGGTAAGACATGTCAGCGATGGTCTTCACAGTCGCCCCACGGGCACAAATACACTCGAGCAAATTATCGGAATAGCGGCATTGGAGATCACAACTACTGTCGAAATCCTAATGGAGATGAAGAACCGTCTCCCTGGTGCTATACAATCCATTCTGACACCCGATGGGAATATTGTAACGTCGGGAGTCGACAGTCACTTTATGAATGTG GGTGGGAGTGTTTTAGTCATGGCCACGGCGGAGACTACCGTGGTGAAGTGTCACACACGAAATCCGGCAAAACCTGTCAGAGATGGTCTCGCCAGTCCCCCCATGGACACAAGTATACAACGAGAAACTATCCACATAGTGGCCTAGGCCACCACAACCACTGTCGAAATCCTAACGGAGATGAAGAACCGTCACCATGGTGCTACACGACTGATCCCGAAACCCGCTGGGAATTCTGTAATGTTGGTAAAGCTGGCCAGCATTGTG GCTAA